From the genome of Alphaproteobacteria bacterium, one region includes:
- a CDS encoding xanthine dehydrogenase family protein molybdopterin-binding subunit: MSDSNNKWIGENTIRPDGADKVTGRAAFAADTSMPGMIWGKVLRSPHAHAVIKSIDTSKAEALPGVKAVMTAADIVDFPVDTPVALGIQDMRWMCRNVMAREKALFHGHPVAAVAAMTEAIAAEACKLIEVDYDVLPHAIEIDDALADDAPILHDWMEFDGKPSNIAGTIEHSKGDVEAGFAEADVVIERDFTTRPVHQGYIEPHACLVSVASDNKTTIWSSSQGQFMVRAMVGLLTGLTQSDIRAIPAEIGGGFGGKTIVYLEPLATILSKKSGRPVKMTMTREEVMRASGPTSGSKSTIKIGVKKDGTITAAEGLYWLQAGGLPGAPVRGAVGCALAPYDIPNGHTLGYDVVCNRSKVAAYRAPGAPIGAFGVECVLDELAEEIGMDPLDLRLKNAAKEGTEAVHGPVYPVMGYVESLTSAKAHEHYNAPLGPNQGRGVASGFWFNAGGESSAQVNITEDGNVVVTTGHPDIGGSRAGIANICAELLGIDYKRISVLIGDTATIGFSNLTGGSRVLFASSMVVTESTRTVIRTLCELAAKIWDIDPDAVTWEDGEARPAGANAGKFDPLTLAELAARANETGGPIGAGAQVNTTGAEGGFGTHICDVEVDPELGIARVIRYTVLMDVGRAVHPAYVEGQMQGGAAQAIGWALNEEYLYDKDGKVDNPGFLDYRMPVASDLPMIDTHIIEVPNPKHPQGVRGVGEVPLVPGLAAVRNAVHNATGIRFNDLPLSPPRILAALDVREAAE, encoded by the coding sequence ATGAGCGATTCCAACAACAAGTGGATCGGCGAAAACACGATCCGTCCCGACGGCGCCGACAAGGTGACCGGACGCGCAGCCTTCGCGGCCGACACATCCATGCCCGGCATGATCTGGGGCAAGGTGCTGCGCAGCCCGCACGCCCATGCCGTAATCAAAAGCATCGACACGTCGAAGGCCGAGGCCCTGCCCGGCGTGAAGGCAGTGATGACCGCCGCCGACATCGTCGACTTCCCCGTCGACACGCCGGTGGCACTCGGCATTCAGGACATGCGCTGGATGTGCCGCAACGTGATGGCCCGCGAGAAGGCGCTGTTCCACGGCCACCCGGTCGCCGCCGTCGCGGCCATGACCGAGGCCATCGCGGCCGAGGCCTGCAAGCTCATCGAGGTGGACTACGACGTCCTGCCCCACGCGATTGAAATCGACGACGCGCTCGCCGACGATGCCCCCATCCTGCACGACTGGATGGAGTTCGACGGCAAGCCCTCGAACATCGCGGGCACCATCGAGCACAGCAAGGGCGATGTCGAGGCCGGCTTCGCCGAGGCCGATGTGGTCATCGAGCGGGACTTCACGACCCGGCCGGTGCATCAGGGCTATATCGAGCCCCATGCCTGCCTGGTGAGCGTCGCGTCCGACAACAAGACCACCATCTGGTCGTCGAGCCAGGGCCAGTTCATGGTCCGCGCCATGGTGGGGCTGCTCACGGGTCTCACCCAGAGCGACATCCGTGCGATCCCCGCCGAAATCGGCGGCGGCTTCGGCGGCAAGACCATCGTCTATCTCGAGCCGCTGGCGACCATCCTGTCGAAGAAGTCCGGCCGGCCGGTGAAGATGACCATGACCCGCGAAGAGGTGATGCGCGCATCGGGACCCACGTCGGGCTCCAAGTCCACGATCAAGATCGGCGTCAAGAAGGACGGCACGATCACTGCGGCGGAAGGCCTCTACTGGCTGCAGGCCGGCGGACTGCCGGGCGCGCCCGTGCGCGGCGCGGTCGGCTGTGCGCTGGCGCCCTACGACATCCCCAACGGCCACACGCTGGGTTACGACGTGGTCTGCAACCGCTCCAAAGTCGCGGCCTATCGCGCCCCGGGTGCGCCCATCGGCGCCTTCGGCGTCGAATGCGTGCTCGACGAGCTGGCCGAGGAAATCGGCATGGATCCGCTGGATCTGCGGCTCAAGAACGCCGCGAAGGAAGGCACCGAAGCCGTCCACGGCCCGGTCTATCCGGTCATGGGTTATGTCGAATCCCTCACGTCGGCCAAGGCCCATGAGCATTACAACGCGCCGCTCGGCCCCAACCAGGGTCGCGGCGTGGCGAGTGGTTTCTGGTTCAACGCGGGCGGTGAATCCTCAGCGCAAGTGAACATCACCGAGGACGGCAATGTCGTCGTCACCACCGGCCATCCGGATATCGGCGGCTCGCGCGCCGGCATCGCCAACATCTGCGCCGAGCTGCTCGGCATCGATTACAAGCGGATCTCGGTCCTGATCGGCGACACGGCGACCATCGGCTTCTCGAACCTGACCGGCGGCAGCCGCGTCCTGTTCGCCTCGTCCATGGTGGTCACGGAATCGACCCGGACGGTCATCCGCACCCTGTGCGAGCTGGCCGCCAAGATCTGGGATATCGACCCGGATGCGGTGACATGGGAAGACGGAGAGGCCCGCCCGGCCGGTGCCAACGCCGGCAAGTTCGACCCGCTCACCCTGGCCGAGCTGGCGGCCCGCGCCAACGAGACCGGCGGGCCCATCGGCGCCGGCGCCCAGGTCAACACGACGGGCGCGGAAGGCGGCTTCGGCACGCATATCTGTGATGTCGAGGTGGACCCCGAGCTGGGGATCGCCCGGGTGATCCGCTACACCGTGCTCATGGATGTGGGCCGGGCGGTCCATCCGGCCTATGTCGAGGGCCAGATGCAGGGCGGTGCTGCCCAGGCCATTGGTTGGGCCCTGAACGAGGAATACCTCTACGACAAGGACGGCAAGGTCGATAATCCCGGCTTCCTGGATTACCGCATGCCCGTCGCGTCCGACCTGCCGATGATCGACACCCACATCATCGAGGTCCCGAACCCCAAGCACCCGCAAGGCGTGCGCGGGGTCGGCGAGGTGCCGCTGGTGCCCGGCCTGGCGGCCGTGCGCAACGCGGTCCACAACGCCACCGGCATCCGCTTCAACGACCTGCCGCTATCGCCGCCGCGCATCCTCGCGGCGCTGGATGTGCGCGAGGCTGCGGAGTAA